The following coding sequences are from one Burkholderia stabilis window:
- a CDS encoding peptidylprolyl isomerase, protein MMKKTTPNRLLLIAALAGVLSGPVHAQTAAAVATVNGTAITQADVDTLLRASGQPDSPQVRQAIKNQLITRVLVQQAAEKANYGDKPEVKAAVQQAKVNAEVQLYLRDNVKPEPVTDEQVKARYDELVAALGKNEYKPRLIVVKDPVTAATVLSELKSGKSFEGLARQYSMAPSRDTGGELPWVSFHTPAAEGKTGGLPLPVAQAIEKLTVGAATKDSIPVDGVRAIVKLDAKRPTQVPGFETAKPALQQQLQAIAVEKASAQMIGNLLKDAKITQ, encoded by the coding sequence ATGATGAAGAAAACGACACCGAACCGCCTGTTGCTGATTGCCGCGCTGGCCGGCGTGCTGAGCGGCCCCGTCCATGCGCAGACGGCCGCGGCCGTTGCGACGGTCAATGGCACGGCGATCACGCAGGCGGACGTCGACACGCTGCTGCGCGCGTCCGGGCAGCCCGATTCGCCGCAGGTCCGCCAGGCGATCAAGAACCAGTTGATCACGCGCGTGCTGGTTCAGCAGGCGGCCGAGAAGGCGAATTACGGCGACAAACCCGAGGTCAAGGCGGCGGTGCAGCAGGCGAAGGTGAACGCCGAGGTGCAGCTGTACCTGCGCGACAACGTGAAGCCCGAGCCGGTGACCGACGAGCAGGTCAAGGCGCGTTACGACGAACTCGTCGCGGCGCTCGGCAAAAACGAATACAAGCCGCGCCTGATCGTCGTCAAGGACCCGGTGACGGCCGCGACCGTGCTGAGCGAGCTGAAGTCGGGCAAGTCGTTCGAGGGGCTGGCGCGTCAGTACAGCATGGCGCCGAGCCGCGATACCGGCGGCGAGCTGCCGTGGGTAAGCTTCCACACGCCGGCGGCGGAGGGTAAGACAGGCGGGTTGCCGCTGCCGGTTGCTCAGGCGATCGAGAAGCTGACGGTCGGCGCCGCGACGAAGGATTCGATTCCGGTCGACGGCGTGCGCGCAATCGTGAAGCTGGATGCGAAGCGGCCGACGCAGGTACCGGGCTTCGAGACCGCGAAGCCCGCGCTTCAGCAGCAACTGCAGGCGATCGCCGTCGAGAAGGCGAGCGCGCAGATGATCGGCAATTTGCTGAAGGACGCGAAGATCACGCAATAA
- a CDS encoding SMP-30/gluconolactonase/LRE family protein, producing the protein MVARQRIQAALLAAAIAAIAPATPARNTTDWLANTYGTLAAHVGNVARSMWVAPEGVIYTASMWDEDEGGVAIYQNGKSVGSIGTHSEFQGSAITGNATSLFVALQPGKTYGSGAVGRYSRATKYRDRVIQVSAATNQPRIDVVTGLATAGSLLYASDFYGNRVRVFTTDGVWQRDINVSSPGALAVDGAGNVWVAQKRAGSVVGFSPAGALLNTIRMPAGSQPSALYFDAAAGQLLVGDEGPDMNIKRYAVSGRPALAGTFGVRGGYLDTTTGIKGQVGAQRFTRIAGLGKDTGGNLYVLNNPWGGSWDLGRNGATDIHAYGSAGSLRWTLQSLNFEGIAAPDPVTDGALFYGGTHIYSGGAGGTFVANTVDPFAYPSDPRINMSDTQRDEHFGLLTSVGANRILVAAGQNPPVLYFFHFNAANGYIAIPDGSIPGPAFNTTQRVTGGFSIDSKGGVWAGLDKTGAITHYPLTGFDASGKPSWGPGVATRIPASIQPLTRIVYLADSDTMVLAQGAVGTNDWTSIGTRIEVYHGWSAGNTTRPDPVITLPHSGAKSIDAAGNHLFVGYWFSSSGPLWPNVDAFNLTTGSLDTTLVNASPATVDTSSAIDAMYSIRAFRRSNGEYVVTKNNVKGNSITVYRWTP; encoded by the coding sequence ATGGTCGCCAGACAACGCATTCAGGCCGCGCTTCTCGCCGCGGCGATCGCCGCGATTGCGCCTGCCACGCCCGCCCGCAACACTACCGACTGGCTCGCGAACACGTACGGCACGCTGGCGGCCCACGTCGGCAATGTCGCGCGTTCGATGTGGGTCGCGCCCGAAGGCGTCATTTATACGGCGTCGATGTGGGACGAAGACGAAGGCGGCGTCGCGATCTACCAGAACGGCAAGAGCGTCGGCTCGATCGGCACGCATTCCGAATTCCAGGGCAGCGCGATCACCGGCAACGCAACGTCGCTGTTCGTCGCATTGCAGCCCGGGAAAACATACGGCAGCGGCGCGGTCGGGCGTTACAGCCGCGCCACGAAGTATCGCGATCGCGTTATCCAGGTCAGCGCGGCGACCAACCAGCCGCGTATCGACGTCGTCACCGGGCTCGCGACGGCCGGCTCGCTGCTCTATGCCAGCGACTTCTACGGCAATCGCGTGCGGGTGTTCACCACCGACGGCGTGTGGCAGCGCGACATCAACGTGTCGAGCCCGGGCGCGCTCGCGGTGGATGGCGCGGGCAACGTGTGGGTCGCGCAGAAGCGTGCGGGCTCGGTCGTCGGCTTCAGCCCCGCCGGCGCGCTGCTGAACACGATCCGGATGCCGGCCGGGTCGCAGCCGTCGGCGTTGTATTTCGATGCGGCGGCCGGGCAGTTGCTGGTCGGCGACGAAGGCCCCGATATGAACATCAAACGCTATGCGGTGTCGGGCCGGCCCGCACTGGCCGGCACGTTCGGCGTGCGCGGCGGTTATCTCGACACGACGACCGGCATCAAGGGGCAGGTCGGCGCGCAGCGCTTCACGCGCATCGCCGGGCTCGGCAAGGACACCGGCGGCAACCTCTACGTGCTAAACAACCCGTGGGGCGGCAGCTGGGATCTCGGCCGCAACGGCGCGACCGACATTCATGCGTACGGCAGCGCCGGCAGCCTGCGCTGGACGCTGCAGTCGCTGAACTTCGAAGGCATCGCCGCGCCGGACCCGGTCACGGACGGCGCGCTGTTCTATGGCGGCACGCACATCTACAGCGGCGGCGCGGGCGGCACGTTCGTCGCGAACACCGTCGATCCGTTCGCGTACCCGTCGGACCCGCGCATCAACATGAGCGACACGCAGCGCGACGAGCATTTCGGGCTGCTCACGTCGGTCGGCGCGAACCGGATTCTCGTCGCGGCGGGCCAGAATCCGCCGGTCCTGTACTTCTTCCATTTCAACGCGGCGAACGGCTACATCGCGATTCCGGACGGATCGATCCCGGGCCCCGCGTTCAACACGACGCAGCGCGTGACGGGCGGCTTCAGCATCGACAGCAAGGGCGGCGTGTGGGCCGGCCTCGACAAGACCGGCGCGATCACCCACTACCCGCTGACCGGCTTCGACGCGAGCGGCAAGCCGTCGTGGGGGCCGGGCGTCGCGACCCGCATTCCCGCCAGCATTCAGCCGCTGACGCGCATCGTCTACCTCGCGGACAGCGACACGATGGTGCTCGCGCAGGGCGCCGTCGGGACCAACGACTGGACGTCGATCGGCACGCGCATCGAGGTGTATCACGGCTGGAGCGCGGGCAACACGACCCGGCCGGACCCGGTGATCACGCTGCCGCACAGCGGCGCGAAATCGATCGACGCGGCCGGCAACCACCTGTTCGTCGGCTACTGGTTCAGCAGCAGCGGGCCGCTGTGGCCGAACGTCGACGCGTTCAACCTCACGACGGGCAGCCTCGACACCACGCTGGTCAACGCGAGCCCCGCGACCGTGGACACCAGCAGCGCGATCGACGCGATGTACAGCATCCGCGCGTTTCGCCGCTCGAACGGCGAGTACGTGGTGACGAAGAACAACGTGAAGGGAAACAGCATCACCGTGTATCGGTGGACGCCTTGA
- a CDS encoding alpha/beta hydrolase — protein sequence MTGRTGVLLIHGLGGTQYDLGALHKAMRRAGADTHMITLPGHGTRPEDLVGVRAEAWLDAVIGQYRALEREYDTLHVAGMCMGALVALLLCHRVQHARGRLALLATPMFIDGWSTPWYRGLRHVLYRVPGVAERMRVEEGEPFGIKNATIRAIVKKKFERQDSFHYAWVPLACVRQVDRMRDWALEAAAGTRCPTLVLHAREDELTSLRSADFLLEKMPDARGIVLENSYHMICADNDRDDVARHVLEFFGFDPVHAVSPAMARRMGRLEP from the coding sequence ATGACCGGCCGCACCGGCGTGCTGCTGATCCACGGGCTCGGCGGCACGCAATACGATCTCGGTGCGCTGCACAAGGCGATGCGGCGCGCGGGCGCCGACACGCATATGATCACACTGCCGGGGCACGGTACGCGCCCCGAGGATCTGGTCGGCGTGCGCGCGGAGGCGTGGCTCGACGCGGTGATCGGGCAGTATCGCGCGCTGGAACGCGAATACGACACGCTGCACGTCGCGGGCATGTGCATGGGCGCGCTGGTCGCGCTGCTGCTGTGTCATCGCGTGCAGCATGCGCGCGGCCGGCTGGCGTTGCTGGCGACGCCGATGTTCATCGACGGCTGGTCGACGCCGTGGTATCGCGGGCTGCGGCACGTGCTGTATCGCGTGCCGGGCGTCGCCGAACGGATGCGCGTCGAAGAAGGCGAGCCGTTCGGCATCAAGAACGCGACGATCCGCGCGATCGTGAAGAAGAAGTTCGAGCGGCAGGACAGTTTCCACTACGCGTGGGTGCCGCTCGCGTGCGTGCGCCAGGTCGACCGGATGCGCGACTGGGCGCTCGAGGCCGCGGCCGGCACGCGTTGCCCGACGCTCGTGCTGCATGCGCGCGAGGACGAACTGACGAGCCTGCGCTCGGCCGATTTCCTGCTGGAGAAGATGCCCGACGCGCGCGGCATCGTGCTGGAGAACAGCTACCACATGATCTGCGCGGACAACGATCGCGACGACGTCGCGCGGCATGTGCTCGAATTCTTCGGCTTCGATCCGGTGCATGCGGTGAGCCCGGCGATGGCGCGTAGGATGGGGCGGCTGGAACCCTGA
- a CDS encoding polysaccharide deacetylase family protein: MRHPILMYHQIRPLPPPADRLRGLSVAPDAFRRQMTLFRRLGYRGLSVGELQPYLRGERHGKVFGISFDDGFRNVLTHAMPVLDALGFTATCYFVAGRFGGENDWDALADTARAPLMTCEEMLAWRDHGHEIGSHTLDHVALSRVPEHASDLQITESKRRLEAMSGRRVESFCYPYGDLDARVRNQVAAAGYGNATTTRRGYADTADDPFLLPRIPVAGGVGAFRLLFKCARWRMRKRG, encoded by the coding sequence ATGCGCCATCCGATCCTGATGTATCACCAGATCCGCCCGCTGCCGCCGCCGGCCGACCGGCTGCGCGGCCTGAGCGTCGCGCCCGATGCCTTCCGCCGCCAGATGACGCTGTTCAGGCGGCTCGGCTACCGCGGCCTGAGCGTGGGCGAACTGCAGCCGTATCTTCGCGGCGAGCGGCACGGCAAGGTCTTCGGCATTTCGTTCGACGACGGTTTTCGCAACGTGCTCACGCATGCGATGCCCGTGCTGGACGCACTCGGGTTCACCGCAACCTGCTACTTCGTCGCCGGCCGGTTCGGCGGCGAGAACGACTGGGATGCGCTCGCCGATACCGCGCGCGCACCGTTGATGACGTGCGAGGAGATGCTCGCGTGGCGCGATCACGGCCATGAAATCGGTTCGCACACGCTCGATCACGTCGCGCTGTCACGTGTGCCGGAGCATGCGTCCGATCTTCAGATCACCGAATCGAAGCGACGACTCGAAGCGATGAGCGGCCGGCGCGTCGAATCGTTCTGCTATCCGTACGGCGACCTGGACGCGCGGGTCCGGAACCAGGTCGCGGCCGCCGGCTACGGCAACGCGACGACGACCCGGCGCGGCTACGCCGATACGGCCGACGATCCGTTTCTGCTGCCGCGGATTCCGGTGGCGGGCGGCGTCGGCGCGTTTCGGTTGCTGTTCAAGTGTGCGCGCTGGCGTATGCGCAAGCGCGGGTAG
- a CDS encoding alkane 1-monooxygenase: MFHYLKYFLFHLVGIASVIAFVAGGAWITADFIAIVMFYIVGDAIAGDDTSTPVLRHSGILTFQLWMALPLLSLIVFASVWSISPSDPLGFGALVGRVTGYDALAARAATGWGHHVSGVLLTGLMIGMIGTIPAHELTHRTWDRMSMFIGRWLLAFSFDTIFSIEHVYGHHRYVSTTEDPATAPRGRNVYLHVIISTIRGNVSAWKIEGKRLKRAGHGLLTPFNAVIRGHLMSVLLLACAWGVGGWRTAAYFMVCALWGKALLEIVNYMEHYGIVRDPATPVQPRHSWNTNRRISSWSMFNLTRHSHHHAQGEVPYQDLKPFSDAPMMIGGYLTTIVVAMIPPLWHRLMTPKVLAWDRDHATERERRLAADANARSGVARFAAAT, translated from the coding sequence ATGTTCCATTACCTGAAGTACTTTCTGTTCCACCTTGTCGGAATCGCGTCGGTCATCGCGTTCGTCGCCGGCGGCGCCTGGATCACGGCTGATTTCATCGCGATCGTCATGTTCTATATCGTCGGCGACGCGATAGCCGGCGATGACACGTCGACACCCGTGCTGCGGCATTCCGGCATCCTGACGTTCCAGCTCTGGATGGCGTTGCCGCTGTTGTCGCTGATCGTGTTCGCGTCGGTGTGGTCGATCAGTCCATCCGATCCGCTCGGGTTCGGCGCGCTGGTCGGCAGGGTGACCGGATACGACGCCCTGGCTGCGCGCGCCGCGACGGGTTGGGGGCACCACGTTTCCGGCGTGCTGCTGACCGGCCTGATGATCGGCATGATCGGGACGATTCCCGCGCACGAGCTGACGCATCGCACCTGGGACCGGATGTCGATGTTCATCGGCCGCTGGCTGCTGGCGTTCAGCTTCGACACGATTTTCTCGATCGAGCACGTATACGGGCATCACCGCTACGTGTCGACGACGGAAGATCCCGCGACTGCCCCGCGCGGCCGCAACGTCTACCTGCACGTGATCATTTCGACGATCCGGGGTAACGTCAGCGCGTGGAAGATCGAGGGAAAGCGCTTGAAGCGCGCCGGGCACGGGCTGCTCACGCCGTTCAATGCGGTTATTCGCGGGCACCTGATGAGCGTGCTGTTGCTCGCGTGCGCATGGGGCGTCGGCGGATGGAGAACGGCCGCCTATTTCATGGTCTGCGCGCTGTGGGGCAAGGCGCTGCTGGAAATCGTCAACTACATGGAGCACTACGGCATCGTGCGCGATCCGGCCACGCCCGTTCAGCCGCGTCACTCGTGGAATACGAACAGGCGCATCAGTTCGTGGTCGATGTTCAACCTGACGCGCCATTCGCATCATCATGCGCAGGGTGAAGTGCCTTACCAGGATCTCAAGCCGTTTTCCGATGCGCCGATGATGATCGGCGGTTATCTGACGACGATCGTCGTCGCGATGATCCCGCCGCTTTGGCACCGGCTGATGACGCCGAAGGTGCTCGCGTGGGATCGCGACCACGCGACGGAACGCGAAAGACGCCTCGCCGCCGATGCGAACGCGCGCAGCGGCGTAGCCAGGTTTGCTGCCGCGACGTGA
- a CDS encoding GNAT family N-acetyltransferase: MKPMIRLRAASLEDMPFLLALRKLTMTEHLQRVGEPTDDDAHDQRIRAHFDDALIVCEGAEAIGLLKVTRAADEWHVHQIQILPARQGRGIGEAVLRELLSDAARENVPVSLSVLHGNPARRLYERLGFRPAAETETSTSLVWRA; this comes from the coding sequence ATGAAACCGATGATCCGTCTGCGCGCTGCCTCGTTGGAAGACATGCCGTTCCTGCTCGCGCTGCGCAAACTCACGATGACCGAGCACCTGCAACGGGTCGGCGAACCGACCGACGACGACGCGCACGACCAACGCATCCGCGCGCACTTCGACGATGCGTTGATCGTCTGCGAAGGCGCCGAAGCGATCGGCCTGCTCAAGGTGACGCGCGCCGCCGACGAATGGCACGTGCATCAGATTCAGATTCTCCCCGCCCGCCAGGGCCGGGGCATCGGCGAGGCCGTGCTGCGCGAATTGCTGAGCGACGCGGCACGCGAGAACGTGCCCGTGTCGCTCAGCGTGCTGCACGGCAACCCGGCGCGGCGCCTCTACGAACGACTCGGCTTCCGGCCCGCAGCGGAGACGGAAACGAGTACGAGCCTCGTCTGGCGCGCGTGA
- a CDS encoding dicarboxylate/amino acid:cation symporter, with the protein MKKKHNITKYIVVAMILGIAVGYACHSAFPDPKMAKEVAGYVSLLSDVFLRLIKMIIAPLVFATLTVGIAQMGDGSAVGRVGIKAFGWFFIASFTSLLLGLLTATILQPGSHLSLPLPASDATLNLKTGAFTLKDFVVHLVPKSIAEAMANNEILQIVVFSIFFGTALSALGESGKRLTGVIDDLAQVMLRVTSAVMWFAPVAVFAALASTITTEGLGILLTFAKFMASFYLALALLWGVLTLAGVTFLGKRAFTLIRLIREPFLLSFATASSEAAYPKLLDALDRFGVNRKISSFVLPIGYSFNLDGSMMYCTFAVLFIAQVYGIHLPLGTQITMLLLLMVTSKGMAGVPRASLVVIAATLNQFNMPEAGLLLIMGVDMFLDMGRSATNAVGNSIAAAVVAKWEGQLDEPRDDDPDGGRAMQVKVPETSASA; encoded by the coding sequence ATGAAGAAGAAGCACAACATTACCAAGTACATCGTTGTCGCGATGATTCTTGGTATCGCAGTGGGTTACGCGTGTCACAGCGCGTTTCCCGACCCGAAGATGGCCAAGGAAGTCGCGGGCTACGTATCGTTGCTGTCCGACGTGTTCCTGCGCCTGATCAAGATGATCATTGCGCCGCTGGTATTCGCGACGCTGACCGTCGGCATCGCGCAGATGGGTGACGGCAGCGCGGTGGGACGCGTGGGCATCAAGGCGTTCGGCTGGTTCTTCATCGCGTCGTTCACGTCGTTGCTGCTCGGCTTGCTGACCGCGACGATCCTGCAGCCGGGCAGCCACCTGAGCCTGCCGTTGCCGGCTTCCGATGCGACCCTCAACCTGAAGACGGGTGCGTTCACGCTGAAGGATTTCGTAGTCCACCTGGTGCCGAAATCGATCGCCGAGGCAATGGCGAACAACGAAATCCTGCAGATCGTCGTGTTCTCGATCTTCTTCGGTACCGCGCTGTCCGCGCTCGGCGAATCGGGCAAGCGCCTGACCGGCGTGATCGACGATCTCGCGCAAGTGATGCTGCGCGTGACGAGCGCGGTGATGTGGTTCGCGCCCGTCGCGGTGTTCGCCGCGCTGGCGTCGACGATCACGACCGAAGGGCTCGGCATCCTGCTCACGTTCGCGAAGTTCATGGCGAGCTTCTATCTGGCGCTCGCGCTGCTGTGGGGCGTGCTGACGCTCGCCGGCGTGACGTTCCTCGGCAAGCGCGCGTTCACGCTGATCCGGCTGATCCGCGAGCCGTTCCTGCTGTCGTTCGCGACGGCGAGCTCCGAAGCCGCGTATCCGAAGCTGCTGGACGCGCTCGACCGCTTCGGCGTGAACCGCAAGATCTCGAGCTTCGTGCTGCCGATCGGCTATTCGTTCAACCTCGACGGGTCGATGATGTACTGCACGTTCGCGGTGCTGTTCATCGCGCAGGTGTACGGCATCCACTTGCCGCTGGGCACGCAGATCACGATGCTGTTGCTGCTGATGGTGACGTCGAAGGGGATGGCCGGCGTGCCGCGCGCATCGCTGGTCGTGATCGCGGCGACGCTCAACCAGTTCAACATGCCCGAAGCGGGGTTGCTGCTGATCATGGGCGTCGACATGTTCCTCGACATGGGGCGCTCGGCCACCAATGCGGTCGGCAACTCGATCGCGGCGGCTGTCGTCGCCAAGTGGGAAGGCCAGCTCGACGAGCCGCGCGACGACGATCCGGACGGCGGGCGCGCAATGCAGGTGAAGGTGCCGGAGACGTCGGCATCGGCATGA
- a CDS encoding MASE1 domain-containing protein, producing the protein MDTKRSRPGLVAALLWAALYLATGYISHEFNGPVRLTGYIWLPAGVTVGAFMLRPTRDWLTLAGAFLVAQLALTGIEHGNLVNATLFTVDEVGASALAVWLVRRIRFSLEGLYFLRSVILAGLIAGVVGAIGGAAWYTTVKGAPFFDVWSVWAASDFVGVLLVTPVLASWSRFRAHRSGDHERFDLMLGIVAFVLLVIVALVIFDGDTSQKFGTGAGFALTYIPLFLTVAVTLLLGGRAGSSSVLVLALLVIEQTAQGDGPFASFHEHYGSSLLEAQLYLAVASLLVLTVSTLKTTRERVHEHAAVLQNNMELALASAGQIAYVLDPESGRIEWSGDVERVFGVGVDAAQIASVPLVLERVQPGDRDALREYWHAEIAGEDRASLSLRVVQRDGSTQTITDHGAPLLDSNVDVTVVAGVWQIERVWPAEE; encoded by the coding sequence ATGGACACCAAACGATCGCGGCCGGGGCTCGTCGCCGCGCTGCTCTGGGCGGCGCTGTATCTCGCGACCGGTTACATCTCGCACGAGTTCAACGGCCCCGTCCGGCTGACGGGCTACATCTGGCTGCCCGCCGGCGTGACGGTCGGCGCGTTCATGCTGAGGCCGACGCGCGACTGGCTGACGCTGGCCGGCGCGTTCCTCGTCGCGCAGCTCGCGCTGACGGGCATCGAGCACGGCAACCTCGTCAACGCGACGCTGTTCACGGTCGACGAGGTCGGCGCGTCCGCGCTCGCGGTGTGGCTCGTGCGGCGTATCCGCTTCTCGCTCGAAGGGCTGTACTTCCTGCGCTCGGTGATCCTCGCCGGGCTGATCGCCGGCGTCGTCGGCGCGATCGGCGGCGCGGCGTGGTACACGACGGTGAAGGGCGCGCCGTTCTTCGACGTGTGGTCCGTGTGGGCGGCATCCGATTTCGTCGGCGTGCTGCTGGTCACGCCGGTGCTCGCATCGTGGTCGCGCTTTCGCGCGCACCGCTCGGGCGACCACGAGCGCTTCGACCTGATGCTCGGCATCGTCGCGTTCGTGCTGCTCGTGATCGTCGCGCTGGTGATCTTCGATGGCGACACGTCGCAGAAATTCGGCACGGGCGCCGGCTTCGCGCTGACCTACATCCCGCTGTTCCTGACCGTCGCGGTGACGCTGCTGCTCGGCGGCCGCGCCGGCTCGTCGTCGGTGCTGGTGCTCGCGCTGCTCGTGATCGAGCAGACCGCGCAGGGCGACGGCCCGTTCGCGTCGTTCCACGAGCATTACGGCAGCTCGCTGCTCGAGGCGCAGCTCTATCTGGCGGTCGCGTCGCTGCTGGTGCTGACGGTGAGCACGCTGAAGACGACGCGCGAGCGCGTGCACGAGCATGCGGCGGTGCTGCAGAACAACATGGAGCTCGCGCTCGCGAGCGCCGGCCAGATCGCGTATGTGCTCGATCCGGAATCGGGCCGGATCGAATGGAGCGGCGACGTCGAGCGCGTGTTCGGCGTCGGCGTCGATGCCGCGCAGATCGCGAGCGTGCCGCTCGTGCTCGAGCGCGTGCAGCCCGGCGACCGCGATGCGCTGCGCGAGTACTGGCACGCGGAGATCGCGGGCGAGGATCGCGCATCGCTGTCGCTGCGTGTCGTGCAGCGCGACGGCAGTACGCAGACGATCACCGACCACGGCGCGCCGCTGCTCGATTCGAACGTCGACGTGACGGTGGTCGCGGGCGTCTGGCAGATCGAGCGCGTGTGGCCGGCGGAAGAATGA
- a CDS encoding glycosyltransferase, protein MNILYTNFHGDYGGGQDTYVRDLAAEMSRHHRVTVASPEGSRLSRLLKDNPDVAIFDMEFKPRWNRLYTELARLRQRIAAERFDIIHVNGSADHRQVMLALLGCRHRPAVVLTKHNTYRADSFGNLLRARLATDHTIAVSDYVASMLALRSPYGKVTVVKHGVRRPAAERLAGDEIRRRKIALFGPSGANAIVLGSSAGTAPEKGWMDLIAALGRLPERERERFRVLLVGAEPSGEQREQIARHGMASRTAFTGRIDDVSAPFSIIDVSFVLSYHESLSYACREAMSLGCPAIVTRVGGLPENVEPGVDGWVVPPREPEAIKAILRAIVREPGCVRAMGRCALLKGDREFSFDKFVDATLSVYQKSIRHNPDRWVTSMRSL, encoded by the coding sequence ATGAACATTCTGTACACCAACTTCCATGGCGACTACGGCGGCGGCCAGGATACCTACGTCCGCGATCTCGCCGCCGAGATGAGCCGGCATCACCGCGTGACCGTCGCGTCGCCGGAAGGAAGCCGCCTGTCGCGACTGTTGAAGGACAACCCCGACGTGGCCATCTTCGACATGGAATTCAAGCCGCGCTGGAACCGGCTGTACACGGAGCTCGCCCGGCTGCGCCAGCGGATCGCCGCCGAGCGCTTCGACATCATCCACGTCAACGGGTCCGCCGATCATCGGCAGGTGATGCTCGCGCTGCTCGGGTGCCGACATCGGCCCGCGGTCGTCCTCACCAAGCACAACACGTATCGCGCCGACAGCTTCGGCAATCTGCTGCGCGCCCGGCTCGCGACGGATCACACCATCGCGGTCAGCGACTACGTGGCGAGCATGCTCGCGCTGCGGTCGCCGTACGGCAAGGTCACGGTCGTCAAGCACGGCGTGCGCCGGCCGGCCGCGGAGCGACTGGCCGGCGACGAGATCCGCCGCCGCAAGATCGCGCTGTTCGGGCCGTCCGGCGCAAACGCGATCGTCCTGGGCAGCAGCGCCGGCACCGCGCCGGAAAAAGGCTGGATGGACCTGATCGCGGCGCTCGGCCGCCTGCCCGAACGCGAGCGCGAGCGATTTCGCGTGCTGCTGGTCGGCGCGGAGCCGTCCGGCGAGCAGCGCGAGCAGATCGCGCGGCACGGCATGGCGTCGCGCACCGCGTTCACCGGGCGGATCGACGACGTATCGGCTCCGTTCTCGATCATCGACGTGTCGTTCGTGCTGTCGTACCACGAGAGCCTGTCGTACGCGTGCCGCGAAGCGATGTCGCTGGGCTGCCCCGCGATCGTCACGCGCGTGGGCGGCCTGCCCGAAAACGTCGAGCCGGGCGTGGACGGATGGGTCGTTCCGCCGCGCGAGCCCGAGGCGATCAAGGCGATCCTGCGCGCGATCGTGCGCGAACCGGGCTGCGTGCGCGCGATGGGACGTTGCGCGCTGCTCAAGGGCGACCGCGAGTTCTCGTTCGACAAGTTCGTCGACGCCACGTTGTCCGTCTATCAAAAGTCGATCCGGCACAACCCCGATCGCTGGGTGACATCCATGAGGTCCTTGTAA